Proteins encoded together in one Bradyrhizobium sp. CB82 window:
- a CDS encoding alpha-2-macroglobulin, which yields MIDLVRAVTICATLVLGLVSAQAADKAFKRDDLADAAIKLEAQIKTEAGPVAKTNATLRTDADAAFRRNDGRSGLSILGQIAATTPEDAGNWLRLARVIFQIVPKSSSEQTFLLERASTAAYIAYQRAGNAGEEADALAVLGKSLAERKLWRPALDALRLSLDMREVADVRGQYEKLRDEHGFRLLDYTVDSDSASPRACFQFSEELAKRTDFAPFLALAGTDKPALSAEGKQLCVDGLKHGERYNINLRAGLPSTVKEGLPKSAEFNIYVRDRKPFVRFTSRAYVLPRTGQRGIPVVSVNTPAVNINVFRIGDRNLINTVVDSDFQKTLSRYQLSDLGGERGVKVWSGELSTAMTLNQDVTTAFPVDQALGDLQPGVYVMTATAKGPGSDDDYQLATQWFIVSDLGITAYSGNDGIHVFVNSLASTEPVAKAEVRLVARNNEILATRKSDEAGHVLFEAGLARGEGGLSPALLTVSGEKADYAFLSLKTSAFDLSDRGVAGRAVPPGADAFVYAERGVYRSNETVYLTALLRDGQGNAVTGGPLTLVIERPDGVEFRRAVLSDQGAGGRTLSVPLNSAVPTGTWRVRAFTDPKGSSVGETTFMVEDYVPDRIEFDLSARDKLIKANAPVELKVDGHFLYGAPASGLQLEGDMLVAPAAERPGFAGYQFGVADEETTSNERTPLENLPEADANGVATFPVTLDKQPASSRPQEAQIFVRMAETGGRAVERKLVLPVAPAAAMIGVKPLFGDRNVAEGDKAEFDIVFVSPEGKTLPRDGLRYELLKLESRYQWYRQNNYWEYEPVKSTSRVADGDLTIAADRPSRISLNPQPGRYRLDVKSNDADGPVTSVQFDVGWYSDGSADTPDLLETSIDKPQYGSGDTMTVSVNARSAGKLIINVLGDRLLTTQTVDVKEGTAQLKIPVGNDWGTGAYVVATLRRPLDAAARRMPGRAIGLKWFGIDKQTRTLAVKLTPPALIRPNSMLKIPVKLDGLNPGEDAKIVIAAVDVGILNLTNYKPPAPDDYYLGQRSLTAEIRDLYGQLIDGMQGTRGQIKSGGDAGGAELQGSPPTQKPLALYSGIVTVAADGTAEVSFDIPEFAGTARVMAVAWTATKLGRATTDVVIRDPVVLTATLPRFLLNGDHGTVNLEIDNVDGQAGDYTISVKTGGPVKMTGSPATTVKLAAKQRNSFSLALDATAAGQATLDVDMKGPNGLVLARHYALDVKAATQVLARRSIRTLAKGESLTLTSDMFSDLVPGTGSVSVSASLSTALDAATILKALDRYPYGCSEQITSRAMPLLYVNELAAGAHLAMDTEVDQRIRDAIERLLARQGSNGSFGLWSAGGDDAWLDAYVTDFLTRAREKGFVVPDVLFKNALDRIRNSVVNANEPEKDGGRDLAYGLYVLARNGTAPIGDLRYLADTKLNNLATPIAKSQLAAALALVGDRNRAERVYGAALDSLAPKPALEFGRSDYGSQLRDAAALVSLASEGNAPKATLTQAVSRVETARGLTSYTSTQENAWLVLAARALAKENMSLDVDGQPVKTALYRSYKAATLDGKPLKITNTGDAPIQAVVSVSGSPVTPEPAASNGFKIERNYFTLDGKPADIGKVRQNDRFAVVLKITEAKPEYGHIMVSDYLPAGLEIDNPKLVSSGDSGTLDWIEDGQEPEDTEFRDDRFTAAVDRASDSKSVFTVAYVVRAVSPGKYVLPQAYVEDMYNPSRYGRTGTGSVEVRTAK from the coding sequence ACTGCCGCCTACATCGCCTATCAGCGCGCCGGCAATGCGGGCGAGGAGGCTGATGCGCTCGCAGTCCTCGGCAAGTCGCTCGCCGAGCGGAAATTGTGGCGGCCGGCGCTGGATGCGCTGCGGCTGTCGCTCGACATGCGGGAGGTCGCCGACGTCCGCGGCCAATATGAGAAGCTGCGCGACGAGCATGGCTTCCGGCTGCTCGACTATACCGTCGATTCCGACTCGGCGAGCCCGCGCGCCTGCTTCCAGTTCTCCGAGGAATTGGCCAAGCGCACCGATTTCGCGCCGTTCCTGGCGCTCGCAGGCACCGACAAGCCGGCACTGTCGGCCGAGGGCAAGCAGCTCTGCGTCGACGGCCTGAAGCATGGCGAACGCTACAACATCAACTTACGCGCCGGCCTGCCTTCGACGGTGAAGGAGGGGCTGCCGAAATCGGCCGAGTTCAACATCTATGTGCGCGACCGCAAGCCGTTCGTGCGCTTCACCAGCCGGGCCTATGTGCTGCCGCGGACAGGTCAGCGGGGCATTCCCGTGGTCAGCGTCAATACGCCGGCGGTCAACATCAACGTGTTCCGGATCGGCGACCGCAACCTGATCAACACGGTCGTCGACAGCGACTTCCAGAAAACCCTGTCGCGCTACCAGCTCTCCGATCTCGGTGGCGAGCGCGGTGTAAAAGTCTGGTCCGGCGAACTTTCGACCGCGATGACGCTGAACCAGGACGTCACCACCGCATTCCCGGTCGACCAGGCACTCGGCGATCTCCAGCCCGGCGTGTACGTGATGACGGCAACGGCCAAGGGGCCGGGCAGCGACGACGATTACCAGCTCGCAACGCAATGGTTCATTGTCTCCGACCTCGGGATCACTGCGTACTCCGGCAACGACGGCATCCATGTGTTCGTCAACTCGCTGGCGTCGACTGAACCTGTGGCGAAGGCCGAGGTGCGCCTGGTCGCCCGCAACAACGAGATTTTGGCGACCCGCAAGAGCGACGAGGCCGGCCATGTACTGTTCGAGGCGGGCTTGGCGCGCGGCGAGGGCGGGCTATCACCTGCGCTGCTCACCGTCAGCGGCGAGAAGGCCGACTATGCCTTCCTCAGCCTGAAAACCAGCGCCTTCGATCTGTCCGATCGTGGCGTTGCGGGACGCGCGGTACCGCCCGGCGCCGACGCCTTCGTCTATGCCGAGCGCGGCGTCTACCGCTCCAACGAGACCGTGTACCTGACCGCGCTGTTGCGCGACGGGCAGGGCAATGCCGTCACCGGCGGACCGCTCACGCTGGTGATCGAGCGTCCCGACGGCGTCGAATTCCGCCGCGCCGTACTGTCCGACCAGGGCGCCGGCGGCCGCACGCTCTCCGTTCCGCTCAACTCCGCGGTCCCGACCGGGACCTGGCGGGTGCGCGCCTTCACCGATCCGAAGGGCTCATCAGTCGGCGAGACCACCTTCATGGTCGAGGATTACGTCCCAGATAGAATCGAGTTCGATCTCAGCGCCAGGGACAAGCTGATCAAGGCGAATGCCCCGGTTGAACTGAAGGTCGACGGCCATTTCCTCTATGGCGCGCCCGCCTCGGGCCTCCAGCTCGAAGGCGACATGCTCGTGGCGCCTGCCGCGGAGCGGCCCGGCTTTGCCGGCTACCAGTTCGGCGTTGCCGACGAGGAGACCACCAGCAACGAACGCACGCCGCTCGAAAACCTCCCGGAGGCCGACGCCAATGGCGTGGCGACCTTCCCGGTCACGCTGGACAAGCAGCCGGCCTCGAGCCGGCCGCAAGAGGCGCAGATCTTCGTCCGCATGGCGGAGACTGGCGGTCGCGCGGTCGAGCGCAAGCTCGTGCTGCCGGTCGCACCCGCCGCCGCGATGATCGGCGTCAAGCCGCTGTTCGGCGACCGGAACGTTGCCGAAGGCGACAAGGCCGAGTTCGACATCGTGTTCGTCTCGCCCGAGGGCAAGACGCTTCCCCGCGACGGCCTGCGCTACGAGCTCCTCAAGCTGGAGTCGCGCTACCAGTGGTATCGCCAGAACAATTACTGGGAGTACGAGCCGGTCAAGTCCACCTCGCGCGTCGCTGATGGCGATCTCACCATTGCCGCCGACAGGCCCTCGCGCATTTCACTGAATCCCCAGCCGGGCCGCTACCGGCTGGACGTGAAATCGAACGACGCGGATGGTCCGGTGACGTCGGTGCAGTTCGATGTCGGCTGGTATTCGGACGGCAGCGCCGACACGCCCGACCTTTTGGAGACCTCGATCGACAAGCCGCAATACGGCTCTGGCGACACCATGACGGTGTCGGTGAATGCGCGTAGCGCCGGCAAACTCATCATCAACGTGCTCGGCGATCGCCTGCTGACAACGCAGACCGTCGACGTCAAGGAGGGCACCGCGCAGCTCAAGATCCCCGTCGGCAACGACTGGGGCACCGGCGCCTATGTGGTGGCGACCCTGCGCCGACCGCTCGATGCGGCTGCCCGGCGCATGCCGGGGCGGGCGATCGGGCTGAAATGGTTCGGCATCGACAAGCAGACGCGCACGCTCGCGGTGAAGCTGACGCCGCCGGCGCTGATCCGGCCGAACTCGATGCTGAAGATCCCGGTGAAGCTCGACGGGCTCAATCCGGGCGAGGACGCCAAGATCGTCATCGCGGCGGTCGACGTCGGCATTCTCAACCTCACCAACTACAAGCCCCCGGCGCCCGATGATTATTATCTCGGCCAGCGGAGCCTGACTGCCGAGATCCGCGATCTCTACGGCCAGCTCATCGACGGCATGCAGGGCACGCGCGGCCAGATCAAGTCCGGCGGCGACGCCGGTGGTGCCGAGCTCCAGGGCTCGCCGCCCACACAAAAGCCGCTCGCGCTCTATTCTGGCATCGTCACAGTGGCCGCCGACGGCACCGCGGAAGTGAGCTTCGACATTCCAGAGTTCGCCGGCACCGCGCGCGTCATGGCGGTGGCGTGGACCGCCACGAAGCTTGGCCGCGCCACGACCGACGTCGTGATCCGCGACCCCGTGGTGCTCACGGCGACTCTGCCGCGCTTCCTGCTCAATGGCGACCACGGCACGGTCAACCTCGAGATTGACAATGTCGACGGCCAGGCCGGCGACTACACGATTTCCGTGAAGACAGGCGGCCCGGTGAAGATGACCGGCAGTCCCGCGACCACGGTCAAGCTCGCCGCCAAGCAGCGCAACTCGTTCTCGCTTGCGCTCGATGCGACTGCGGCGGGGCAGGCGACGCTCGACGTCGATATGAAGGGGCCGAACGGGCTGGTGCTCGCGCGGCACTATGCGCTCGATGTCAAGGCGGCGACGCAAGTGCTGGCGCGCCGCTCGATCCGGACGCTTGCGAAGGGCGAGAGCCTGACGCTGACGTCAGACATGTTCTCCGACCTCGTGCCGGGCACCGGCAGCGTCTCCGTCTCGGCGAGCCTGTCGACCGCGCTCGACGCCGCGACGATCCTCAAGGCGCTCGATCGCTATCCCTATGGCTGCTCGGAGCAGATCACGAGCCGCGCCATGCCGTTGCTCTACGTCAACGAGCTCGCGGCCGGCGCGCACCTTGCCATGGACACCGAGGTCGACCAGCGCATCCGCGACGCGATCGAGCGGCTCCTGGCGCGCCAGGGCTCGAATGGATCGTTCGGCTTGTGGTCAGCGGGCGGCGACGACGCCTGGCTCGACGCCTACGTAACGGACTTCCTCACCCGCGCCCGTGAAAAAGGCTTTGTGGTGCCCGACGTGCTGTTCAAGAACGCGCTCGATCGCATCCGCAACTCCGTCGTCAATGCCAACGAGCCGGAAAAGGACGGCGGCCGCGATCTCGCCTACGGCCTCTACGTGCTCGCGCGTAACGGTACGGCTCCGATCGGCGACCTCCGCTATCTCGCCGACACCAAGCTGAACAATCTGGCGACGCCGATCGCCAAATCGCAGCTTGCGGCGGCGCTCGCGCTCGTCGGCGACCGCAACCGCGCCGAGCGGGTCTACGGCGCAGCACTCGATAGCCTCGCGCCCAAGCCCGCGCTGGAGTTCGGCCGCAGCGACTACGGCTCGCAGCTCCGCGATGCCGCAGCCCTCGTCTCGCTCGCCAGCGAAGGCAACGCGCCGAAGGCGACGCTGACGCAGGCCGTATCCCGTGTCGAGACTGCGCGCGGACTGACGTCCTACACGTCGACGCAGGAGAATGCGTGGCTGGTGCTGGCCGCGCGGGCGCTGGCGAAAGAGAATATGTCGCTCGATGTCGACGGCCAGCCGGTCAAGACCGCGCTGTACCGCAGCTACAAGGCGGCGACGCTGGACGGCAAGCCGCTGAAGATCACCAACACCGGTGACGCTCCGATACAGGCCGTGGTCTCGGTCTCGGGCTCGCCGGTGACGCCGGAGCCTGCGGCTTCAAACGGCTTCAAGATCGAGCGCAACTACTTCACGCTCGACGGCAAGCCCGCCGACATCGGCAAGGTCAGGCAGAACGACCGCTTTGCGGTGGTGCTGAAGATCACCGAAGCGAAACCGGAATACGGGCACATCATGGTGTCGGACTATCTGCCAGCGGGTCTCGAGATCGACAATCCAAAGCTGGTCTCGTCGGGCGACAGCGGCACGCTCGACTGGATCGAGGACGGCCAGGAGCCCGAGGATACCGAATTCCGCGACGATCGCTTCACCGCAGCAGTCGATCGGGCCTCGGACTCCAAGTCGGTCTTCACCGTCGCCTATGTCGTGCGCGCGGTCTCGCCCGGTAAATACGTGCTGCCGCAGGCCTATGTCGAGGACATGTACAATCCCTCGCGCTATGGCCGCACGGGCACGGGCTCCGTCGAGGTGCGGACGGCGAAGTGA